CCGCTTTTCACGAGGTGCGTGGCGGCGATCGCCCACCAGAGCGCGAATGCGATGAGCGGCAGCACCAGACCGCGCCAATTCGGCGCATGCAGGCGGCGGGTGGCCGCGACGGCCGGCGGCGTATCGTCCGGCGTCAGCGCGGGCGTGGCGGAATGCGGCACGGATGGGGCTCCTTGGGTTGCGCGGGCAGGCGGCGGGCTCAACCGCGGAACGCGGACGGCACGCCGCGGCGCAGGCGTGCTTCGAGCACGTCGAGCAGCCGGTTGATCACCAGGCCGATCGCGCCGACCACGACCACGGCCGCCATCACGAGATCGAGCTGGAACAGCTGCCGCCCGTACACGATCAGGTAGCCGAGCCCTTCGGACGACGCGACGAGTTCGACGACGACGAGCGCGAGCCACGATTTCGTGAATGCGAGCCGCACGCCGGTCGCGAGCGTCGGGATCGCGGCCGGCAGCACGACGTGGACGATGCGTTGCCGGCGCGTGTAGCCGAACACGCGCGCGACTTCGTCGAGCGTGGGCGGCGTCTGGCGAAAGCCCTGCAGCGTGCTCATCGTGACGGGAACGAGCGCCGCATGTGCGATCAGCAGGTACTTGAGCGGCTCGCCGACGCCGACGAGCAGCAGCAGGAACGGCAGCCAGCCGAGCACCGGAATCTGCACGAGCGCGTTGAAACCGGGCAGCACGTAGGCCTCGAACGTGCGCGACAGGCCGAGCGCGACACCGATCGCGAAACCGAGCAGCGTGCCGGCCGCGAAGCCGACCAGCACGCGCTGCAGGCTGATCAGCGTGTGATGCGCGAGATCGCCGCTCGTCGCGAGTTCGGCGAGCGAGTCGAACACGCGTTC
The sequence above is drawn from the Burkholderia stabilis genome and encodes:
- a CDS encoding ABC transporter permease, translating into MSDTAIPIPSSEPHALAAQLHRAAMAKRLAWLFAPWVLPALLFALWSVGSARGWIAPQILPPPERVFDSLAELATSGDLAHHTLISLQRVLVGFAAGTLLGFAIGVALGLSRTFEAYVLPGFNALVQIPVLGWLPFLLLLVGVGEPLKYLLIAHAALVPVTMSTLQGFRQTPPTLDEVARVFGYTRRQRIVHVVLPAAIPTLATGVRLAFTKSWLALVVVELVASSEGLGYLIVYGRQLFQLDLVMAAVVVVGAIGLVINRLLDVLEARLRRGVPSAFRG